A DNA window from Porphyromonas gingivalis ATCC 33277 contains the following coding sequences:
- a CDS encoding TatD family hydrolase, with the protein MTPFRKKFSSLNSSYMVFLDIHTHSAARNDSEIIRVRNLRPNETISPNTFCSVGIHPWSVPENYSGELLAVREGLNRDEVVALGECGLDKVCSTPYEKQRKAFLDQIDLSEEFGMPVLLHIVRAWDDLLAIKKQVKPSQPWIVHGFRGSEEQARQLIRAGLFLSFGCRFSPEALRLSYESGIALLETDENITDIREWYYEAAECIGCSLQELQRHTLALGTGLFPRLRLHKHFSAIR; encoded by the coding sequence CATACTCATTCTGCAGCTCGCAACGATAGCGAGATCATTCGAGTTCGGAATCTACGACCGAATGAAACCATATCTCCGAATACTTTTTGCTCCGTCGGCATTCATCCGTGGAGTGTACCTGAAAATTATAGCGGAGAGTTGCTTGCTGTCCGTGAAGGATTGAATCGCGACGAGGTTGTTGCTCTGGGAGAATGTGGGCTGGATAAGGTGTGCAGTACACCGTATGAAAAGCAACGAAAAGCTTTCCTCGATCAAATCGATCTGAGCGAAGAGTTTGGCATGCCGGTGCTACTGCACATAGTACGAGCATGGGATGATCTTTTGGCGATCAAGAAACAGGTAAAGCCTTCACAGCCGTGGATCGTTCATGGTTTTCGGGGTAGTGAAGAACAAGCCCGGCAGCTTATTCGAGCAGGTCTGTTTCTGAGCTTCGGTTGTCGGTTCAGTCCCGAAGCACTCCGTCTGTCTTATGAATCCGGTATCGCTCTGCTGGAAACTGATGAGAACATCACGGATATTCGGGAGTGGTATTATGAGGCAGCCGAGTGTATCGGCTGTTCTTTGCAAGAGCTTCAACGTCATACTCTTGCACTGGGGACAGGCCTATTTCCCCGGCTCAGACTCCATAAGCACTTCTCTGCCATCCGATAG